TAGGGCTACGGCTCATGTTAACCGTCAAGGATCGAATCTTAATCATCTGGCAGAGGGTTTAAACCCTCTGCCGAATACGCCATATCTTTATGGTAGTGTAATAAACCACCGCGCAAGGAAGGATAGCGGAAAAGAACGGTATTAGAAACTACCAGCTAAGTTTTCGTCGATGCTAAGCTACAGGGGATTCCGTATATTGACAATAGTTGATGTAGACGATATTATACATACCAACGGTCGGTATTTAAAAGGAGAGACAATATGGCGAGAAATAAATATCCAGAGCAGACGATAGAGCAAATACTATCCGTCTCAGCCAAGCTTTTTACAGACAAAGGTTATGAGAAGACAAGTGTGCAGGACATTATTGATTCATTAGGCATGTCAAAGGGCGCGATTTATCATCACTTCAAATCCAAAGAGGAAATTCTGGATGCTGTGATGGATCGGCAATTTAGTTACAATGCCCAAATGCTGAATAATTTGATTGATCATACGCAAGCAGCTAATGCCAGAGATAAACTTGTGAGTATATTAGAGAATATCGTGACAGATCAAGATGCACATTCGCTTGACAGTGTCTTAACCACGCAAATGAACAACCCACAATTTGTTGTGACCGGGATTAAGGTAGGTGTAACAAAGGATGCCCCTATTATTGCAAATATTATTTTAGAGGGGAAAGCGGATGGATCCATTAGCACAGATTACCCTATTGAATGTGCGGAAGTATTTATGATGCTTGTGAACATATGGATCAATCCGCGTCTATTTAAACGCAATCTTGCTGAAACGGTCAATCGGTTGAAATTTTTACAACACATGATGAAGTTATTGGGTGTTGATATAGTAAGTGATCAATTGATCAATAAAATTACCGAGCTTCATTCTGATATAGGAGGCTATAGACAAGATGAACAATAAAATCATAGCTGTAAGAGAAACTCTGGTGAGAGTATTAGCTAGAGTAGAGTTCAACGGAAGCTGGTAATGCGTAATTTTATTCTCTGAAAGGGAGCATGGGCTACGTAATCAATAAATCGGTGGAGGTGTGATCATGTTCGGTCAGAATAGATTAGTTGTTCGTAAAAAACAGTGTATTCAAGAAACCATATC
The nucleotide sequence above comes from Paenibacillus sp. IHBB 10380. Encoded proteins:
- a CDS encoding TetR/AcrR family transcriptional regulator, whose translation is MARNKYPEQTIEQILSVSAKLFTDKGYEKTSVQDIIDSLGMSKGAIYHHFKSKEEILDAVMDRQFSYNAQMLNNLIDHTQAANARDKLVSILENIVTDQDAHSLDSVLTTQMNNPQFVVTGIKVGVTKDAPIIANIILEGKADGSISTDYPIECAEVFMMLVNIWINPRLFKRNLAETVNRLKFLQHMMKLLGVDIVSDQLINKITELHSDIGGYRQDEQ